The following coding sequences lie in one Gemmatimonadaceae bacterium genomic window:
- a CDS encoding transporter, protein MAPEVKFIGAWSLTERLGLAGNFNIARPFDGSHRFSELAGSASFGYSVSERVGVYAEAFGIATRDGSHVVRKFVNGGMTLLINPDVQFDIRAGIGPSARARDGFAGAGLVFRR, encoded by the coding sequence ATGGCGCCCGAAGTGAAGTTCATTGGTGCATGGTCACTCACTGAGAGGCTCGGACTGGCCGGCAACTTCAACATTGCGCGTCCGTTCGATGGCTCCCACCGGTTCAGCGAATTGGCGGGAAGCGCCTCTTTCGGCTACTCCGTAAGCGAACGCGTTGGGGTCTATGCCGAGGCGTTCGGCATCGCCACGCGCGACGGCTCACACGTGGTACGGAAGTTCGTCAATGGCGGCATGACGTTGCTCATTAACCCCGATGTGCAGTTTGACATCCGTGCCGGCATCGGGCCGTCGGCGCGGGCCCGCGATGGTTTCGCCGGCGCGGGGCTGGTGTTCAGACGGTAA
- a CDS encoding molybdopterin-dependent oxidoreductase, whose protein sequence is MPQHVSTCSLCEAMCGIVIETEGDRVIGIRGDPDDTFSRGHICPKAVALGDVHADPDRLRRPMVRYGTHWGEVSWEHAFDLVTKRLTEIQATHGANAVAVYAGNPTIHSLGASMFFPDFVRALGTKNRFSATSVDQLPHHLAAVTMFGHPLLIPIPDIDHTDHLLIFGANPAVSNGSLMTAPDVVKRLKAIRARGGRVVLVDPRRTETAALATEHHFVRPGADALVLLALLHVVFAERLERLGRVGDFTDGLDAVRALVATWTPERVAPLAGLSASAMRTMARDFCAAPRAVAYGRVGVSMQEFGALSCWLISVLNVVTGRLDAEGGSMFTRPAVDLVAGAGLYSGGRFGRWHSRVRGLPEFGGELPVAALAEEIETPGEGQVRALVTHAGNPVLSTPNGIRLDRALDGLEFMVSFDFYVNETTRHADVILPPAFALERDHYDTVFHVLAIRNTAKFSNAVFAPADGAKQDWEILSEMTSRLRRGTPAEVEKARDGDAKRAVLGPRGMLNIGLRAGPYGAASGDVNGGLSLAALEASPHGVDLGALAPCLPDRLRTEAKRIALAPETIVADVARLERVWVADSSAPVGALSLIGRRDLRSNNSWMHNSERLARGKRRCTLLMHSLDAAGRGLTDGTMVLVASRVGDVAVELETTEDIMPGVVCLPHGWGHGRPGVQMRVAQSHAGVSINDLTDDQRVDVLSGNAAFSGTLVTVVAAAPAA, encoded by the coding sequence ATGCCGCAGCACGTCAGTACCTGTTCGCTGTGCGAGGCGATGTGCGGCATTGTCATCGAGACCGAGGGTGATCGTGTGATCGGGATTCGCGGCGATCCTGACGATACGTTCTCGCGCGGGCACATCTGCCCGAAGGCCGTGGCGCTGGGCGATGTGCACGCCGACCCCGATCGCCTGCGGCGACCCATGGTGCGCTATGGCACCCACTGGGGCGAAGTGAGTTGGGAGCATGCCTTCGATCTGGTCACGAAGCGGCTCACGGAAATTCAGGCCACCCACGGCGCGAACGCCGTGGCGGTGTACGCCGGCAATCCCACCATTCACTCGCTGGGCGCGTCGATGTTCTTCCCCGACTTCGTACGCGCCCTCGGTACGAAGAATCGATTCTCGGCGACCTCGGTGGACCAGCTGCCCCATCACCTGGCCGCCGTCACGATGTTCGGGCATCCACTGCTCATCCCCATTCCGGACATTGATCATACCGATCACCTGCTGATTTTCGGCGCCAATCCGGCGGTGTCCAATGGCAGCCTGATGACGGCGCCCGATGTGGTGAAGCGCCTCAAGGCCATCCGCGCGCGCGGGGGGCGCGTGGTGTTAGTCGATCCGCGGCGTACGGAAACGGCCGCGTTGGCCACCGAACATCACTTCGTGCGCCCTGGCGCCGATGCGTTGGTGCTGCTGGCGTTGTTGCACGTGGTGTTTGCCGAGCGGCTGGAGCGACTGGGGCGCGTGGGCGATTTCACAGACGGACTGGACGCTGTTCGGGCGCTGGTGGCGACATGGACACCGGAGCGCGTCGCACCGCTGGCTGGCTTGTCAGCGAGCGCGATGCGCACCATGGCGCGCGATTTCTGCGCCGCACCGCGCGCGGTGGCGTACGGGCGGGTAGGTGTGTCGATGCAGGAGTTCGGCGCGCTGTCGTGCTGGCTCATTTCGGTGCTGAATGTGGTGACGGGTCGACTGGATGCCGAAGGCGGCTCGATGTTCACCAGGCCGGCCGTCGATTTAGTGGCGGGCGCTGGCCTGTACAGTGGCGGGCGATTCGGTCGCTGGCATTCGCGGGTGCGAGGATTGCCCGAATTCGGTGGCGAACTGCCTGTGGCGGCATTGGCGGAGGAGATCGAAACGCCAGGTGAAGGTCAAGTGCGCGCGCTGGTGACGCATGCGGGCAATCCAGTGCTGTCCACGCCGAACGGCATTCGTCTGGACCGCGCGTTGGACGGGCTGGAGTTCATGGTGTCGTTCGACTTTTACGTGAACGAAACCACTCGGCACGCCGATGTGATCCTGCCGCCGGCGTTCGCGCTGGAGCGCGATCACTACGACACCGTGTTCCATGTGCTGGCCATCCGCAACACGGCCAAGTTCTCGAACGCCGTGTTTGCGCCCGCGGACGGCGCAAAGCAGGATTGGGAAATCTTGTCGGAGATGACATCGCGGCTGCGACGCGGTACGCCGGCCGAGGTGGAAAAGGCGCGGGACGGCGATGCGAAGCGTGCCGTGCTGGGTCCTCGTGGGATGTTGAACATCGGATTGCGCGCCGGGCCGTACGGGGCGGCGAGCGGCGATGTGAATGGCGGACTGTCGCTCGCGGCACTGGAAGCGTCGCCACATGGCGTCGATCTTGGGGCGCTCGCGCCGTGCCTGCCCGATCGCCTGCGCACCGAGGCCAAGCGCATTGCGTTGGCACCGGAAACGATTGTGGCGGATGTGGCACGACTGGAGCGGGTGTGGGTCGCCGACAGCTCGGCGCCTGTCGGCGCGCTGTCGTTGATTGGTCGTCGCGATTTGCGCTCGAATAATTCGTGGATGCACAACAGCGAACGACTGGCGCGTGGCAAACGACGTTGCACGCTGCTCATGCACTCTCTCGACGCGGCCGGGCGTGGCCTGACCGATGGCACCATGGTGTTGGTGGCGTCGCGGGTAGGCGATGTCGCGGTGGAGCTCGAAACGACCGAGGACATCATGCCAGGAGTCGTGTGTCTGCCGCACGGATGGGGACACGGTCGCCCGGGCGTCCAGATGCGCGTGGCCCAGTCGCACGCCGGAGTGAGCATCAACGATCTCACCGACGATCAGCGCGTGGACGTGCTGTCGGGAAATGCGGCGTTCAGCGGCACGCTGGTGACGGTTGTCGCGGCGGCACCGGCGGCCTGA